TCATTGAAACAGAAGGTGCTGTCTTGTTAACTGTACCAGGAGTTGGACTAGTGACTGGTGCGGAATTGTATGGCGAAATGGGTGATATATCGGATTTTGACCATGCAGGACAGTTAATTAAAATGGCAGGCACGAATCCTATTGTAGTGCAATCTGGCGGTCGAAATCCGACTTATCATTGTATCTCTCGAGAAGGAAGGCGTACATTTAGAAATAGTGTGTATCAAATAGGAAAGTCACTTGCCATGCACAATCCAAAGATGAAGAAACAATATCAAGAAATGAGAGATAGAGGCAAATATGCAAGACAAGCGTATATAGCCTTAGGAAATCGCATGATCCGTTTAGCCTTTGCCATGATTCGTAAACAAACAATGTATCAATCAGAAGAAGCAGATTATACTTTACTAGCTGAATTGACCAAGAAACTTAAAGCCCAACATGTTAAACGCTTTTACACAAGATACTTTGCAGTATAGATTACAACCAAAGTGTAAGTAAATATAGTAAGAAACATTGATAAATAGAGTGTCCCTAGGACGTCAGATCACATCGAATTTTGTGCCTGAGGCAATATTGACCTCGCGTGACAGCGTTATGGATCTTGTCCTATAAATACGAATAATACGTGAAGACAAAGCTTAAATAACTAGGTGGTATCCCTATAGGATGAAAATGCAAGATCCTTTCACGTTCTAGAGACATTCTATGATATAATTCTGTGATAGTTGAGTCTTGAAAAAAATGGAAAACGAAGGCTTATTTAAGTCCGCCTCTTTAAGGGGAAAAGATCTACTTGACCTTTAAAGCATTATACGCTGTCACCACCCGAAGAATCTTGTTTCACGTAATGTTTCATAATAGACTATTTTGTCGGTTTCTGCCTTCTTTAAATTATTTCAGGTCAACTATTTCTCTACCCTAGCTGACACCTTAAAAACCTTAACATCACTTGCATTGCTGCACGTTAAGATTACTGGGTTAATTTCAATTATCATAGATTGGTCAGAAAAACAGCTGGTGCTATTGTCCGATGGAATTACTAGATATACATCTTCATAATCAACAACTGCCTTGGTGCTAGGTACAACAGAGTCAAATAACTCAAGAGTTTCATCCTTAATTATATCAACCATTATAGTAGCCTGACACTTACCCGTTTTAATTACCTTTGTATATGCTCCGCTTGTTAATAATTCTAGTAATGTAGTTTCCATTTTTCATCCACCATCCAATTTTCATTTTTTTGACCTTCACTATATAAATACAAAGTCATTGGAAAAGGGGTGGGAGATTTTAATAAAAATTCCAAAATTTTTTTTAAAAAAAAAAAAAAAAAAAGCCAGCACAACATGTGTGTGCTAGCTTTCGAGGTATTAGTTCCCATATTCAATCAACAACAACATTTGATCTAGCATTTTAACCATTTGACTTCTGGTTGTATGTTCTCGTGGTGCAAATGTACCATCAAGTTTGAGGTTCGTTAAACAGCCAATCCATTGTCCGTCCCCAATAAGCAACCGTTCCATCTTAGCAATGTGGTGGTCATCACCAGCCTCAACTTGTATGACTGGATTAGTTGGCGTAGCTTCAGTTTCAATCTGCCAACCTACGACAATAAATAAGAGAGTTATAAGTAATGTTTTGATAGTATTCATCTTCTTCTCGGTTCATAAAGTCTATTAACAATAAAAATATCAAGAAAAGAATGCATTAAAATAATGGATTCCATTGGAATTTCGGGGTGTCACAGTGACAAATCATAACATACGATACAAAAGAAATATAACTTTCGTACTATAGGAGGGCACCACGTTGAGTAAGTATAAATCCTCGCCAGACCAATCTATGAAAAAAGATAAAAGACCAAATTTCCTCATTATCCTTGTTGATGAGGAACGCTTTCCAACCTGTTATGAAAACGAAGATCTGAAAGAATGGCGTAAAAACCATTTGAAAACTCAGGAGCTTCTTCGAGAAAACGGTATGACATTTTTAAATCATTATATTGGAAGTACCGCTTGTTCACCTAGTAGGACAACGCTTTACACTGGCCAATATCCTTCCCTTCACGGTGTCACCCAAACGACAGGTGCAGCAAAAGGTGCTTTTGATCCGGATGTTTACTGGCTTGATCACAATACAGTCCCTACTTTCGGTGACTATTTTCGTTCTGCAGGTTATCGAACGTTTTGGAAAGGGAAATGGCATGCTTCTGATGAGGATCTTATAGTTCCGGCAAGTCATAATGCAATGTTGAGCTTTAACCCAACAACTGGGGTCCCTGATCCTGAAAAACAACAGCTTTACTTACATGCAAATCGGCTAGACTCATTTGGTTTTGATGGGTGGATAGGTCCTGAACCACATGGATCAAACCCACGAAATTCAGCTTCTTCTGCTGCGATTGGGGTAAGTGGTCGTGATGTCGTTTATTCTGAAGAGGTTGTTCAATTAATTAACTCCCTAGAGGATGAAGTTCATGAAAATAATTATAAGCCATGGTTAATTGTTTCATCATTTGTAAATCCGCACGATATCACCCTATTTGGGCTTTATACACAATTACTACCAACATTTAAATTTTCTGTAGATCCTTCTGTTCCTTTTATCCCACCAGCACCGACAGCAAATGAAAACCTTCTTACTAAACCCTCAGCCCAAAGTAATTACCGCGATGTATATCAACAAGCATTACAACCTACACTCGATACACCTTTTTACAGACAACTATACTATTCACTTCATAAACAGGTTGATGACGAGATGTATAAAGTATTTACCGCTCTTAAACAGTCGATTTTTTATGAAAATACAATTGTTGTATTTACTGCAGACCATGGTAGTCTAGTTGGAGCCCATGGAGGATTATTTCAAAAGTGGCATAATGCCTATGAGGAAGCAATTCATGTTCCACTTATAATACACAGCCCTAACTATTTCGCTGACTGTAAAGAAACGGATATGCTAACAAGTCATGTGGACATTTTCCCCACTCTATTAGGACTTGCCGACATTGACGTTCAGAAGGTCCAAGAGAAACTGAAAAAAGATCATACAGAGGTCCATCCCCTAGTAGGTCGAGACCTAACTTCGCTCATTAATGGAAACGCCGAATTTACCCGAGGTGATGAGGCTCTTTACTTTATGACAGACGATGAGTTTTCAAAAGGTTTAAACCAATACACTCTAACTGGTCAACCATATGAAGCAGTTAAACAGCCTAACCACTTGGAAACTGTAATCGTCAAACTACCCACAGGTGATAGTAACTCAAATGAAATCTGGAAGTTCACACGTTATTTCGATAATCCTCAATTTTGGAGTGACCCAGGCGTTGAAGATGTTGAAACGATTCAGAAAAAAGGCACAGATATTTCAGAGGATCAACAGGCAGCTATTTGTCTCACAACCACCAAAACGAATCCAGTCCCCAATCAATTCGAGTTATATAACCTAACAAAAGATCCATTAGAAGAAATAAACCTTGCACACCCTACACTTGAAACACCCGAATTAAAAGCAATTCAAAAGCTCTTAAATAAAATTCTTCAAGAACAACGTAAACAAAAAAGACTTACTCCTACTAGTGGGACGAATTCATAAGACAGTTAGTGTGGTTACTAAATGAGGTTCTTCCCGTTTGATACTGATACAAATTACCATAATAGTGTCTTCCCTACTAGCTTTTCAAAAGCTAACTCGTTACTAAAACGTTAAAAACCCAGCAGCCAGTGAGCATTTTATTTTCTGGCTGCTGGGTTTTAATTTAATTATCGTTCGACAAATTTCGGGTGGTGACAGGCACCACTCAATATGTCAAATACTCATATCTAATGTTATACTGCGCATCGATTGTATACTTTAACCCAGACTCGTCT
This portion of the Anaerobacillus alkaliphilus genome encodes:
- a CDS encoding sulfatase-like hydrolase/transferase yields the protein MKKDKRPNFLIILVDEERFPTCYENEDLKEWRKNHLKTQELLRENGMTFLNHYIGSTACSPSRTTLYTGQYPSLHGVTQTTGAAKGAFDPDVYWLDHNTVPTFGDYFRSAGYRTFWKGKWHASDEDLIVPASHNAMLSFNPTTGVPDPEKQQLYLHANRLDSFGFDGWIGPEPHGSNPRNSASSAAIGVSGRDVVYSEEVVQLINSLEDEVHENNYKPWLIVSSFVNPHDITLFGLYTQLLPTFKFSVDPSVPFIPPAPTANENLLTKPSAQSNYRDVYQQALQPTLDTPFYRQLYYSLHKQVDDEMYKVFTALKQSIFYENTIVVFTADHGSLVGAHGGLFQKWHNAYEEAIHVPLIIHSPNYFADCKETDMLTSHVDIFPTLLGLADIDVQKVQEKLKKDHTEVHPLVGRDLTSLINGNAEFTRGDEALYFMTDDEFSKGLNQYTLTGQPYEAVKQPNHLETVIVKLPTGDSNSNEIWKFTRYFDNPQFWSDPGVEDVETIQKKGTDISEDQQAAICLTTTKTNPVPNQFELYNLTKDPLEEINLAHPTLETPELKAIQKLLNKILQEQRKQKRLTPTSGTNS